The Metabacillus litoralis genome contains a region encoding:
- a CDS encoding AAA family ATPase: MKKTDKKRLIANLFKARFPFLYLSTWEEDRALSLIHSIASDRELIKTQRKVITWKVTKGFSGEEETQKADTKSALKALEYIENYSEPAIFVLQDFHIYFGDEGRLPDYQIIRKLRDICSSLKQSPNPKNVVFLSPVLRLPLDLEKDITIVDFDLPTFKEIKQSLDEMIEVNKTSGRIEINLNDDEKEKLVKAALGLTLSEAENAFARAMVEDGKLSIDDVDVILEEKEQIIKKTGILEFVNSSLDMKDVGGLENLKRWLRKRNKSWMESAQIYGLPSPKGVLITGVPGCGKSLISKSISEMWQLPLLRLDIGKIFSGIVGSSEENMRKAIKTAEAIAPSILWIDEIEKGFSGLSSSGDSGTTSRIFGHFLTWMQEKEKPVFVIATANNIASLPPEMLRKGRFDEIFFVDLPTHRERVEIFRLHLKKRLKEPTVSGNFEITEETLNQLAELTEGFVGAEIEQVVINGLFEAFYDERSVVFADFEKTSKQIVPLSVTQAEQIKRIRDWANVRAVAATPQEDRAEYQENDESVTINDNHDIKKSRGGRTIDF, encoded by the coding sequence GTGAAAAAAACGGATAAAAAGAGATTAATAGCCAATTTATTCAAAGCGCGTTTTCCTTTTCTGTATTTATCAACATGGGAAGAGGACAGGGCGCTTTCGTTAATTCATTCAATTGCTTCTGATCGGGAATTAATTAAAACGCAGAGAAAAGTCATTACGTGGAAAGTAACAAAAGGGTTTTCTGGGGAGGAAGAAACTCAAAAAGCAGATACTAAATCTGCTCTAAAGGCATTGGAATATATCGAGAATTATTCAGAACCAGCTATATTTGTTTTACAAGACTTTCATATTTATTTTGGAGACGAAGGACGTCTTCCAGATTATCAAATCATACGTAAGTTAAGAGATATATGCTCGAGTTTAAAACAGAGTCCTAATCCCAAAAACGTTGTTTTTCTTTCTCCTGTATTAAGGTTGCCACTTGATCTTGAAAAAGATATTACAATTGTTGACTTTGACTTACCTACTTTTAAAGAAATTAAGCAAAGTTTGGATGAAATGATTGAAGTGAATAAAACGAGTGGACGTATTGAAATTAATTTAAATGATGACGAAAAAGAAAAATTGGTAAAAGCAGCATTGGGACTTACATTATCTGAGGCTGAAAATGCTTTTGCTAGAGCGATGGTAGAAGATGGAAAGCTATCAATTGATGATGTAGATGTTATTTTGGAAGAAAAAGAGCAGATAATTAAAAAAACGGGCATTCTTGAATTTGTTAATAGCAGTTTAGACATGAAAGACGTTGGAGGACTTGAAAATTTAAAGCGGTGGCTTCGAAAGAGAAATAAATCTTGGATGGAGTCCGCACAAATTTATGGCTTGCCTTCTCCAAAAGGTGTGCTGATTACAGGTGTACCTGGGTGTGGAAAGAGTTTAATTAGTAAATCCATTAGTGAAATGTGGCAACTTCCGCTGTTAAGACTAGATATTGGAAAAATATTTAGCGGCATTGTTGGAAGTAGTGAAGAGAATATGCGAAAAGCTATAAAAACTGCTGAGGCAATTGCGCCTTCTATTTTATGGATTGATGAGATCGAAAAAGGTTTCAGTGGATTAAGTTCATCTGGGGATAGTGGAACGACTTCCCGTATTTTTGGTCATTTTTTAACATGGATGCAAGAAAAGGAAAAGCCTGTATTCGTCATCGCAACAGCTAATAATATTGCGAGCTTGCCACCAGAAATGCTACGTAAAGGAAGATTTGATGAAATTTTCTTCGTAGATTTGCCAACTCATCGAGAGAGAGTTGAGATTTTTAGATTGCACTTAAAAAAAAGATTAAAGGAACCAACTGTTTCTGGTAACTTTGAAATAACTGAAGAGACTTTGAATCAACTTGCAGAATTAACTGAGGGGTTTGTTGGTGCAGAGATTGAACAAGTCGTGATTAATGGTCTATTTGAAGCATTTTACGATGAAAGAAGTGTGGTTTTTGCTGATTTTGAAAAAACATCTAAGCAAATTGTCCCATTATCAGTTACCCAGGCAGAGCAAATTAAAAGAATTCGTGATTGGGCTAATGTAAGAGCAGTAGCCGCAACACCACAGGAAGATCGAGCAGAATACCAGGAAAATGACGAGAGTGTTACTATTAACGATAATCATGATATTAAAAAATCACGTGGTGGACGCACGATTGACTTTTAA
- a CDS encoding ComEA family DNA-binding protein, protein MAQITEKGKGWEFRHSIWMLWAILTFGALNYISFYYISYKVKQRKWFIAGIIYSILFILVMVVSESFPTEHWVYDVTLGAYLLGWIASIVHVFKIRPEYLLRLEAKISSGHKAKEIESLKQKIAQEYGTTTASEKRDNTNSTVLHEQQKMVNKETSSKIQIVDINTASEQEIAKVPGIGTIYAKKVVLVRSQENGFQSFDHFVEVLSVKPHLIEKIKPHLKFPETHSIQPAKKSEGRIVDF, encoded by the coding sequence ATGGCTCAAATTACCGAAAAAGGGAAAGGGTGGGAATTTAGACACTCAATCTGGATGTTATGGGCAATCCTAACGTTTGGAGCATTGAACTATATTTCATTCTATTATATTTCTTATAAAGTAAAACAGAGAAAATGGTTTATTGCGGGCATTATTTATTCAATTTTATTTATATTAGTTATGGTTGTATCAGAATCGTTTCCAACTGAACATTGGGTTTATGATGTAACATTAGGTGCTTATCTATTAGGATGGATTGCTTCCATTGTTCATGTATTTAAAATAAGACCAGAGTATTTATTAAGACTTGAAGCAAAAATCTCCTCTGGGCATAAAGCAAAAGAAATTGAATCCCTTAAACAAAAAATTGCACAAGAATATGGGACAACAACAGCTAGTGAAAAAAGGGACAACACAAATTCTACTGTTCTTCATGAACAACAAAAAATGGTAAATAAAGAAACTTCCTCAAAAATTCAAATTGTAGATATTAACACTGCGTCTGAACAAGAAATTGCAAAAGTACCTGGAATAGGCACTATTTATGCTAAAAAAGTAGTATTGGTAAGAAGCCAAGAAAACGGATTTCAATCATTTGATCATTTTGTTGAAGTTCTATCAGTTAAACCACATCTTATTGAAAAAATTAAACCACACTTGAAGTTTCCCGAAACCCATAGTATACAACCAGCAAAAAAATCAGAAGGTAGAATAGTTGATTTCTAA
- a CDS encoding dienelactone hydrolase family protein, whose product MIAKNKHSKTVIIVIHEIYGLNDHIKGVCESFFQHGYDVICPNLIEQEEPFTYLEEDIAYRHFINNIGFVKATGMIHSLLSEVKDNYSKIFIVGFSVGATIAWLCSNHESINGVVGYYGSRIRDYLDLVPSCPTLLFFPQEEISFDVDSLITKLEEASVNGLKHNGLHGFSDPFSKNYHLESTKKAYHTMIEFLSDH is encoded by the coding sequence GTGATCGCAAAAAATAAACATTCGAAAACAGTTATAATCGTTATTCATGAAATTTATGGGTTAAATGACCATATAAAAGGAGTGTGTGAATCCTTCTTTCAACATGGGTATGATGTGATTTGTCCTAATTTAATCGAACAAGAGGAACCTTTTACATATTTGGAAGAAGATATTGCTTATCGTCATTTTATAAACAACATTGGCTTTGTTAAAGCTACAGGAATGATTCATTCCTTACTCTCGGAAGTTAAGGACAATTATTCAAAAATTTTCATTGTCGGTTTTAGCGTTGGAGCAACGATTGCATGGTTGTGCAGTAATCATGAATCTATTAACGGAGTTGTTGGATATTATGGGTCGCGTATTAGAGACTACTTAGACCTTGTACCGTCTTGTCCTACATTATTATTTTTCCCTCAAGAAGAAATTTCGTTTGATGTTGATTCATTGATAACAAAACTAGAAGAAGCAAGTGTAAACGGACTTAAGCATAATGGTTTACATGGATTTAGCGATCCGTTTTCTAAGAATTATCATCTAGAATCTACAAAAAAAGCATATCACACTATGATAGAATTTCTGAGTGATCATTAA
- a CDS encoding biotin transporter BioY — protein sequence MKKSSTVSLVTVSLFASLSAIGAFIKIPLPYVPFTLQVLFVFLAGSLLGSKKGFQSQLIYVAIGLAGLPVFTQGGGIGYVLQPTFGYLIGFMAGAYVVGATVERVSNPKILHFIIANFAGLAVVYFFGVIYLYIALNTWMGIESSFAHAVMIGFVYSIAGDLVISIIAGFLAIRLYKAFQSMGNRKYPIQKESSM from the coding sequence ATGAAAAAGAGCTCAACTGTATCATTGGTAACCGTGTCTTTATTTGCTTCACTTTCAGCGATAGGTGCTTTTATCAAGATTCCATTGCCGTATGTTCCGTTCACTCTACAGGTGTTATTTGTCTTTTTAGCTGGTAGTTTGCTAGGCAGTAAAAAAGGATTTCAGAGTCAGTTGATTTATGTAGCGATTGGCTTAGCTGGATTACCTGTTTTTACTCAAGGGGGAGGAATTGGGTATGTATTACAACCCACATTTGGCTATTTAATCGGATTTATGGCAGGTGCTTATGTTGTTGGAGCAACTGTAGAGCGAGTGTCAAACCCTAAAATCTTGCATTTTATTATCGCAAATTTTGCTGGCTTAGCCGTTGTTTATTTTTTTGGTGTCATTTATTTATATATAGCCTTAAATACATGGATGGGTATTGAAAGCAGCTTCGCACATGCTGTAATGATTGGTTTTGTCTATAGTATAGCTGGAGATCTTGTTATCTCTATTATTGCAGGATTTCTTGCGATTCGATTATATAAAGCCTTTCAATCGATGGGAAACAGAAAATATCCGATTCAAAAGGAAAGTTCGATGTGA
- a CDS encoding DUF2997 domain-containing protein: MEDKQIKIKITEDGNIFAETVGIKGKECLQYIELLEELLDAESIDSGFTQEYYEADIQTIYQNKQILKGE, encoded by the coding sequence ATGGAAGATAAACAGATTAAAATAAAAATAACTGAAGATGGCAATATCTTTGCAGAGACAGTTGGAATTAAAGGGAAAGAATGTCTTCAATATATTGAACTTCTTGAAGAATTACTTGATGCAGAATCAATTGATTCAGGTTTTACTCAGGAATACTATGAAGCTGATATACAAACAATTTACCAAAATAAGCAGATTTTAAAGGGGGAATAA
- the bioA gene encoding adenosylmethionine--8-amino-7-oxononanoate transaminase has protein sequence MNSSNLQKRDVNHIWHPCSQMKDYEEFPPIVIKKGDGIYLYDENGKQYMDVVSSWWVNLFGHSNQRISQALSQQAFELEHVIFANFTHEPAILLAEKLVKYTPKGLNKVFFADNGSSAIEVALKMSFQYHMQKNKPNKKRFLSLTDAYHGETLGALSVGGVGLYNEVFQPLLLNTVRAQGPDCYRCPFNQTPNHCDTPCISFVEEQLEKHAEEITAIIIEPLIQAAAGMKMYPHSYLKRLKKLCLQYDVHLIADEVAVGFGRTGTLFACEQAGITPDFMCLSKGLTGGYLPLSVVMTTDDVYEAFYDDYASMKAFLHSHSYTGNPLACRVALEVLNIFEEENIIKENQVKSIYMREKASQEFSDLPYVGEYRQIGMVGAIELVRDKETKEPFPSKERVGYQIYRIALEKGLLLRPLGNVLYFMPPYVIEKEEIDKMIQVASDSIQSFFENSSVMTRCF, from the coding sequence ATGAATTCTTCAAACTTACAAAAAAGAGATGTAAATCATATCTGGCACCCATGCTCACAAATGAAGGACTATGAAGAGTTTCCTCCGATTGTGATTAAAAAGGGGGATGGAATTTATTTATACGATGAAAATGGAAAACAGTACATGGATGTGGTTTCATCATGGTGGGTAAATTTATTCGGGCATTCAAATCAAAGAATTAGTCAGGCTTTATCGCAGCAGGCTTTTGAACTTGAACATGTTATTTTTGCAAACTTTACGCATGAACCTGCTATTCTACTTGCTGAAAAATTAGTGAAATACACACCAAAAGGCTTGAACAAAGTCTTTTTTGCTGATAACGGTTCATCAGCCATTGAAGTAGCATTAAAAATGAGCTTTCAGTATCATATGCAAAAAAATAAACCAAATAAAAAACGATTCCTTTCCTTAACAGATGCCTATCATGGAGAAACACTTGGAGCACTATCAGTAGGAGGGGTGGGCTTGTATAACGAAGTCTTTCAACCTCTTTTACTAAACACAGTCAGAGCACAAGGACCGGATTGTTATCGATGTCCATTTAATCAAACACCAAATCATTGCGACACCCCATGTATCTCGTTTGTTGAAGAGCAGCTAGAGAAGCATGCTGAAGAAATTACAGCGATCATTATAGAGCCTTTAATTCAAGCAGCTGCAGGAATGAAAATGTATCCACATTCCTATTTAAAAAGATTAAAAAAGTTATGTTTACAATATGATGTTCATTTAATTGCTGATGAAGTAGCAGTTGGATTTGGCCGAACAGGAACTTTGTTTGCTTGTGAACAAGCCGGCATTACACCAGACTTCATGTGTTTATCAAAGGGGTTAACTGGTGGATATTTGCCATTATCTGTTGTGATGACCACAGATGATGTGTACGAGGCTTTTTATGATGATTACGCAAGTATGAAAGCTTTTTTACATTCTCACAGCTATACAGGAAATCCATTAGCCTGCAGGGTAGCCCTTGAGGTTTTAAACATCTTTGAGGAAGAAAATATCATTAAGGAAAACCAAGTAAAGAGTATCTATATGCGGGAAAAAGCATCTCAAGAGTTTTCAGATTTACCGTATGTTGGTGAATATAGACAAATTGGTATGGTCGGTGCTATTGAGTTAGTCAGAGATAAGGAGACAAAAGAGCCCTTTCCAAGCAAAGAACGAGTGGGGTATCAAATCTATCGAATTGCTTTAGAGAAAGGCTTGTTATTAAGACCACTTGGAAATGTTCTTTATTTCATGCCACCATACGTGATCGAGAAAGAAGAAATAGACAAAATGATTCAAGTAGCAAGTGACAGCATACAAAGTTTTTTTGAAAACAGTAGTGTAATGACGAGGTGCTTTTAA
- a CDS encoding phosphotransferase: MSQYENEKMLTGGNVSNVYRSGDTVRREVKPESTKIHKLLKHLENKGFHNAPKFFGIDEKGREILSFIEGEAGNYPLKQYMWSDDVLSEIARMLRLYHDAVRDFPLDENWQPMDHTPEPFEVMCHNDFAIYNIVFNHKKPVGIIDFDVAAPGPKLWDIAYTLYTCVPLSRVYQAEEGELVHYHSSQHAYRIKQRVKLFFKSYGEAIEEGYLDMVLLRLEGLCAYMKRKASEGDTGFQKMIDEGHLDHYEKDLEFIRQYGSEWL, encoded by the coding sequence ATGAGTCAATACGAAAACGAAAAGATGCTAACCGGAGGAAATGTCTCAAACGTATATCGTTCCGGAGATACGGTTCGGCGTGAGGTAAAGCCAGAAAGCACGAAAATTCACAAGCTATTAAAGCATTTAGAAAACAAAGGTTTCCACAATGCACCTAAGTTTTTTGGAATTGATGAAAAAGGAAGAGAGATTTTATCATTTATTGAAGGAGAAGCTGGCAACTACCCCTTAAAACAATATATGTGGTCTGATGATGTACTATCAGAAATTGCGAGAATGCTCAGACTTTATCATGATGCCGTTCGTGATTTTCCTCTTGATGAAAACTGGCAGCCAATGGATCACACGCCTGAACCATTTGAGGTCATGTGTCATAATGATTTTGCAATATATAACATTGTGTTCAATCATAAAAAACCAGTCGGTATAATCGACTTTGATGTTGCGGCTCCCGGCCCAAAACTTTGGGATATCGCATATACACTTTACACTTGTGTTCCATTAAGTAGAGTTTATCAAGCTGAAGAAGGAGAGCTAGTTCATTATCACTCGTCACAGCATGCCTATCGTATCAAACAAAGAGTTAAATTATTTTTTAAATCGTACGGTGAAGCTATCGAAGAAGGATATTTAGACATGGTCTTGCTGCGATTAGAGGGATTATGTGCCTACATGAAAAGAAAAGCGAGTGAAGGTGACACCGGTTTTCAAAAGATGATCGATGAAGGACATCTAGACCATTATGAAAAGGATCTTGAATTTATCCGCCAATATGGATCAGAATGGTTATAA
- a CDS encoding AraC family transcriptional regulator — translation MKSKIETLPTYRVAYLRRVGPYGSANYEVMEKLKAWAKEKKLLDSATIFAIPQDNPETTVPENCRFDACIVVSEEFQLDDTIMENELPGGRYLVYKVEHTAEEIQKAYKEIFSSLQSNGYQFDNKPIMERYVGDMTSNPYCEICVPLKQ, via the coding sequence ATGAAAAGTAAAATCGAAACACTTCCAACATATCGAGTAGCTTATCTTCGACGAGTTGGACCTTATGGATCTGCAAATTATGAAGTGATGGAGAAATTAAAAGCATGGGCTAAAGAGAAAAAACTTCTTGATTCGGCAACAATTTTTGCCATTCCACAAGACAACCCTGAAACAACAGTTCCTGAGAACTGTAGATTTGATGCTTGCATTGTGGTTTCAGAGGAATTTCAACTAGATGATACAATTATGGAAAATGAACTACCGGGTGGAAGATACCTCGTTTACAAAGTGGAACATACCGCAGAAGAAATTCAAAAAGCATATAAGGAGATATTTTCATCCCTACAAAGCAATGGATATCAATTTGACAACAAACCAATTATGGAGAGATATGTAGGTGATATGACCTCTAATCCTTATTGTGAAATTTGTGTACCTTTGAAACAGTAG
- a CDS encoding CBO0543 family protein — protein sequence MDRISEFDQIVNERKNSTELLNSYWTEYSGPSTWQFWLLLLLFLLPLVVTYFKIDRNKAFEIGFYGYSIHILISLGDLYGINMGYWNYPYQIIPSLPSLSIDTSLVPVCYLFVYQFTLKNKTKFYLYSVLVSGIFAFVIKPIMVQTGFFKMYQNVNYIHLFLLYLLLFLAARFISYIFKRLNKETSK from the coding sequence ATGGATAGAATTAGTGAATTTGACCAAATCGTAAATGAACGAAAAAACAGTACTGAACTCCTTAATAGCTATTGGACAGAATACTCTGGACCATCTACTTGGCAATTTTGGTTGTTACTACTGCTATTTCTCCTCCCTTTGGTAGTAACGTACTTTAAAATTGACCGAAATAAAGCGTTTGAGATCGGCTTTTATGGTTACAGTATTCACATTTTAATTAGTCTTGGTGATTTATATGGAATTAACATGGGGTATTGGAATTATCCATATCAAATCATACCATCCTTACCCAGTCTTTCAATCGATACCTCTTTAGTGCCGGTTTGTTACCTGTTCGTCTATCAATTTACTTTGAAAAATAAAACTAAGTTCTATTTGTACTCTGTTTTAGTTTCTGGAATATTTGCTTTTGTAATTAAACCTATAATGGTCCAAACAGGATTTTTTAAAATGTATCAAAACGTGAATTACATTCACTTATTTCTTTTGTACTTACTGCTATTTTTAGCAGCGAGATTTATTTCTTATATTTTTAAGAGATTAAATAAAGAGACCTCAAAATAA
- a CDS encoding 4Fe-4S single cluster domain-containing protein produces MKLIIHRFLPLTTVEGPGKRFCLWVQGCSIHCEGCGVPWTWSKKNGTTITVEELFLEIKKSKLENNIEGVTFLGGEPFDQAEPLGKLAQKVKELGLTVMTFSGYLYENLQIRKECQDLLTSTDLLIDGPFIKDQLDLSRPWVGSSNQRYHFLTTSYKHLEDQLHTIENKIEVRISNDGFVSINGMATQQTLNELFNRNEFKNIKVTK; encoded by the coding sequence ATGAAACTAATCATTCACCGTTTTTTGCCATTAACAACTGTCGAGGGACCAGGAAAAAGGTTTTGTTTATGGGTACAAGGCTGTTCTATCCATTGTGAAGGATGTGGCGTTCCTTGGACATGGTCTAAGAAGAACGGGACAACAATAACTGTTGAAGAACTTTTTCTGGAAATTAAGAAAAGTAAACTAGAAAATAATATTGAGGGTGTAACATTTCTTGGTGGGGAACCTTTTGATCAGGCGGAACCACTAGGAAAGCTTGCACAAAAGGTAAAGGAACTAGGGTTAACGGTGATGACGTTTTCGGGTTACCTATATGAAAATCTACAAATAAGGAAAGAATGCCAAGACTTGCTTACCTCAACAGATTTATTGATTGACGGACCATTTATAAAGGATCAGTTAGATTTAAGTCGTCCATGGGTAGGTTCGTCCAATCAAAGGTATCACTTCTTAACAACTTCCTATAAACATCTTGAAGATCAATTACACACAATAGAAAATAAAATTGAAGTTCGTATAAGTAACGATGGATTTGTTTCTATAAATGGAATGGCAACACAGCAAACACTAAATGAGTTATTTAACCGGAATGAGTTTAAAAATATTAAGGTAACGAAATAA
- a CDS encoding MBL fold metallo-hydrolase — translation MKIEFLGTGGAITIPRPLCNCHVCSEARDKGVPYSRMGPSIFVHGPNLLIDTPEDIYHQINRSTINEVSGITYSHWHPDHVMGRRIIESLSADWINEPPQHKKIDIYLPDQVEKDFKTFLGSGDHLNFFAYQGFADIKKLRDGESFSLNGTKISPFRLAEDYVYAFILESENKKILIAMDELNNWKPEKEVLDVDLAILPVGIFEFHPLTGERLMPKDHPVFKEEATFTETLEVVKILNAKKVLLTHIEEPNGLSFSDFKELEAQLQDSGINVEFAHDTQIIKV, via the coding sequence ATGAAAATTGAATTTCTTGGAACTGGTGGGGCAATCACCATACCACGACCATTATGCAATTGTCACGTTTGTTCAGAAGCTAGAGATAAAGGGGTGCCTTATAGTAGAATGGGTCCGAGTATTTTTGTTCATGGTCCTAATCTATTAATTGATACACCAGAAGACATTTATCATCAAATAAATCGCTCTACGATCAATGAGGTTAGTGGAATTACTTATTCACATTGGCATCCAGATCATGTAATGGGCAGGAGAATTATTGAATCGTTAAGTGCAGATTGGATTAATGAACCTCCTCAGCATAAAAAAATAGACATTTACCTTCCTGATCAGGTAGAAAAGGATTTCAAAACATTTCTTGGTAGTGGAGACCATTTAAATTTCTTTGCCTATCAAGGATTTGCTGATATAAAGAAATTGAGAGACGGTGAAAGTTTTTCGTTAAATGGGACAAAAATTTCTCCATTTCGTTTGGCGGAGGATTATGTGTATGCGTTTATACTTGAAAGTGAAAATAAAAAAATACTTATTGCTATGGATGAATTAAATAATTGGAAGCCCGAAAAAGAGGTATTAGATGTTGATCTTGCCATTTTACCAGTGGGGATTTTTGAATTTCATCCATTAACGGGTGAAAGGCTAATGCCTAAGGATCATCCCGTTTTCAAGGAAGAAGCAACTTTTACAGAGACGTTAGAAGTAGTCAAGATTCTTAATGCAAAAAAGGTATTATTAACACATATTGAAGAGCCTAATGGATTAAGTTTTAGTGATTTCAAAGAATTAGAAGCACAGTTACAAGATTCTGGTATAAATGTTGAGTTTGCACATGATACTCAAATAATAAAAGTATAA
- the bioD gene encoding dethiobiotin synthase codes for MANHFWVVGTDTDVGKTVVTTFLLRYFQKKGKTLAYKPVQTGLVQEKSRSYYADTEFYQTYSRVPLVKEHLNTYSFKEPASPHYAARLENALIDEGVILQHIDKMKALYQYVICEGAGGLFVPLNENFHFLKLIEESRLPVILVARSSLGTINHTLLSIESLTNRNIPIKGVIFNQFTNTELEIENIRTIHKMTSIPSMIMPQLKNLTDLKELEINNIDELFERVASL; via the coding sequence ATGGCAAATCACTTTTGGGTTGTAGGGACTGATACTGACGTTGGAAAAACAGTTGTAACTACTTTTTTATTACGATATTTTCAAAAAAAGGGGAAAACACTAGCTTACAAGCCTGTTCAAACAGGCCTTGTTCAGGAAAAATCCCGTTCATATTATGCTGACACTGAATTCTATCAAACTTACAGCAGGGTTCCCCTAGTGAAAGAACATTTAAATACATATTCTTTTAAAGAGCCGGCTTCTCCTCATTATGCAGCAAGGCTCGAGAATGCACTTATTGATGAGGGTGTCATATTACAACATATTGATAAAATGAAAGCTCTTTATCAGTATGTTATTTGTGAAGGAGCAGGTGGCTTATTTGTTCCGCTAAATGAAAACTTTCATTTTCTCAAACTCATTGAAGAATCGCGGTTACCCGTTATATTAGTTGCGAGAAGCTCGTTAGGTACAATCAATCATACGTTACTTTCTATCGAGTCACTTACTAATAGAAACATACCAATTAAAGGAGTGATCTTTAACCAGTTTACTAACACCGAACTTGAGATTGAGAATATCCGAACGATTCATAAAATGACGAGTATACCGTCTATGATTATGCCGCAATTAAAAAATCTTACTGACCTTAAAGAATTAGAAATCAACAACATCGATGAACTATTTGAAAGGGTGGCTAGCCTATGA
- a CDS encoding SAM-dependent methyltransferase, whose amino-acid sequence MSKVEQSTKLDLERIIFIGRTFEEYLDMFSLSEEELKGKKILDCPAGACSFTAGGNKAGLDVTACDIAYDHSFEDLKNKGLQDVEHAMESIQKAKNKFKWNYFKSIEQLRNHRIRALQDCALDMSKSEERYIPATLPSLPFDTEQFDMTLSAHFLFMYGDRLGYQFHIETLNELLRVTREEVRIFPLVDLEGKRYEHLEKIKEYLAMNGCRVEEVNVSYEFMTNANAMLIIKKG is encoded by the coding sequence TTGAGTAAAGTTGAGCAGAGTACAAAATTAGATTTAGAGCGTATTATTTTTATTGGAAGAACTTTTGAAGAGTATTTGGATATGTTTTCTCTTTCAGAAGAAGAGCTTAAAGGAAAGAAAATACTCGATTGTCCAGCAGGGGCTTGTTCATTTACTGCAGGAGGTAACAAAGCTGGTTTAGACGTTACAGCCTGTGATATTGCGTATGATCATTCCTTTGAAGACCTTAAAAATAAAGGCCTACAAGATGTTGAACATGCAATGGAAAGTATCCAAAAAGCGAAAAATAAGTTTAAATGGAATTATTTTAAGAGTATAGAACAGCTTAGAAACCATCGTATTAGAGCTCTACAAGATTGTGCTCTTGATATGAGTAAATCGGAGGAAAGATATATTCCTGCTACTTTACCTTCGTTGCCATTTGATACAGAACAATTTGATATGACACTTTCTGCTCATTTTCTATTTATGTATGGAGACCGCTTAGGGTATCAGTTCCACATCGAAACACTAAATGAGTTACTAAGGGTAACAAGAGAGGAAGTTCGTATTTTCCCTTTAGTTGATTTAGAAGGGAAAAGATATGAGCATTTAGAAAAGATAAAAGAGTACTTAGCTATGAATGGCTGTAGGGTTGAAGAAGTGAATGTTTCATATGAATTTATGACAAATGCGAATGCGATGTTAATAATCAAAAAGGGTTAA